The genomic stretch AGTGATTTCATGTTTTAATCATTTGTATTTCATCATTATTTGTATTTCATGATATCAATTCTTCACATTTGAAATATCCTATGATATTATGCTTGGATATGTTATTTATCTATTTTGCATATTTGTGCATTGCTGGCTATTTATATGGTTATGCTTCTTTCACTTTGACTTCATTCTATGTGAGTGATGTTATTATTGTTCAAATGTAAGTCTACAATTTATGGAACGAGGAATCATTGTGTGGATACCTGGTCCTTAGTTTCTTGTAACTTCCTTATGCTTAAGAATTTACTTTTCTGTTCTGGAATATAGTTTACATTAACAACAACAAGATTCATGCCATCTAGCAACAACTTCACACCTTCTTTTCCAATCACATTCATCTAAGTATTATTTCCCATTTTATAGAATGTCAACAAATTTCATCAAATTCACCTAACATAGTTTGATTAACACACATATGTCAGAACATCCTGAATCAAGGAACCATATATCTTCTTTTTTAACTTCACATAGTTCCACATAAGACATCAAAAACATTTCTCTTGCTTCATTAATTTCTGCATAATTAGCTTTTTTTATTTTGAGGACATTCATAACAAAAATGACCAAGTTGATGGAATTGATAATACTATATGACTGTTGTATTGAAATTTGTTcgacctcttcctcttcctctgtaCACTTTGACTAAGACCTCTTATTCCTTCATATATTACTTTTAAGGCTTGGTCCTCACCACCGTGCCTTTGGAATTTATGTTCTTGTACTATGAATGAGCTTCGTAACTCATCAATATAACTCACGATATAGTTAAAATTCTCGGTTAAAGAGCGTAATATCTTTTCCACCACTTTAACATCTAGCACCTCCTTTCCATAAGTCCTCATTTTGTTAGCCACTGTCATGACCCTAGAGAAGTATTATGTTTCACCTTCACTAGTCTTCGTCTCAAGAGTTTCAAATTCTCTGCGGGGAGTTTGAAGATGAGGTTGTTTGACCTTTGCAATTCCTTCAAACTTTTTCTTCATGGCATCCCCTGTCTCTTTAGAAGTATCCTTCTTTAGAATAGTCTCAAGCACAGTTCTATCAGTCGTCTAAAATAGGTAGTTCTTTATTTTGAGTTCCTtcaatttcatctcatcattcttCTTTTATGCTTCTGTTTGTATTGCTCCAGGTTTGACCGATTTCTAATATTCCTTATATCTAAGAAAATTTTCCATTAACGTGCTCTAATGATCTTAGTGACCATCAAAACGTAGAATTAAGGGTTGTAAAAAGCTCCATTACACAATCATTTTTAGTGCTATTGCAAAATTGTCAAACACATATGTTTTAATAGATCAACCCTAATGGAGACTCTAATACTAAATTATTGGAAGTGTTTATGAAAATAAGAACACAATAATAATAAACTGCGTGATTCACTCTTtattaacataaacataaatttaaaaagccttttattttttttcaaagtgACTTATATTAAAATGGTAAAGATAATGGCTAATGGGAAAAAAAATTCTAacttaactaaaataaaatataatggcTAATGGAAGGAAATTCTAACTAAAATAAAAGATAATGGCTTAATGGAAGGAAATTCTAACTGAACGCGAATAGAAGTAATTTTCATAAATGAGAGAATAATAAATTAGAAATATTAATTAGATAATAGAATTAAAaggtaaaatttaaaattatattaaagacTATTTTAAAACACACTATTTTGTTTAGTGTTAATGATGTATTCtatattatcaaaaaaaaaaaaaaaatgatgtatTCTATCGGGCAAATACAACACTAACTCTTAATTAAATTGTGCATTTTTGCAAtggaaattttaattaaattgagcttaaaatgttaatgatgatatttttagttttaatttaattaataatgaataaaaatttgtttttataattgTGACAAGACTGGACCCATCTGACCTCATTTTCTCTTTTTCTACGGTTAAAGAAACAAACACCACTGAACCAAACCAAAAACCCTTCTCCACCTACCTTGCAATGCTGGTAATTTCACTTTCTTTACTTTTATCGTTCTCTGTTCTTATACATTCCACACACATTACTCTCATTGCTCTCATGATCACGAAACCCTAATGGGAAAATACATCTaattagggtttgttttatttattcatcCAATGTTTTTTTCCACAGGTTGTAGAAATTGTTGCCCTTTTGTTAACTTACCTGTTACCATTTCAACATGTTGTAAAATATCTTGTAGGATACATGACTGCTTTACGAGTACATTCATATTTTGTAGGATAGGGTATGAGTACAGTTAACATACCTGTTATCAATCTTTACCGTAACATTGTTTGTTTCTCTGTTTTTTTAATGACTGCTTACAGtgagttttgctttctactctCAAAAGAGGATCTTGTTCTTGGTAAATGAAAATGAAGCGTGCTTTAGTCAAGTTTAACCCGATTGATTCTCATATGAGTGGGAATTTGAAAAGTCCTGATCCTGATGATAAAAGAATGAGGTCAgaaagacgatggaggagacgggAGATCATGGTTGATAGTTTGAAGCACAGTCTTGTAGCTAGTGCTACAAAGACGGGTTTGAAGGTTTGTGGAAGTCTAGCTAGTGCTACAAAGACAGATTTGAAGATTAGTGGAAGTACCGACGTCTTAATAGATAAAAATGATCATATGAGAGATGATGAAATAGATGAAGATTGGAAAACATTTTTGGCTACATATaccggtgatgatgatgatgaaatggatGAAGATTATATTTCCTTTTTGGCTACATATAATTCTGAGATTGAAATGGATTGTGCTAGTAATCATAGTGGTGGTTCAAACATTGGCAGTGATGAAACCGATTCAGATTACAGATCCTTTTTAGCTACATATGATCCTGATGTTGAAAATGACAGTGCTGGTAATCAAAGTGGGGGTTCAAATATTGGCAATGATGAAACAGATGCGGAATACATATCGTTTTTAGCGACATATGATCCTGATGTTGAAAATGACAGTGCTGGAAATCAAAGTGGTGGTTTAAATATTGGCAATGATGAAACAGATGCGGAATACATATCCTTTTTAGCTGATCCTGCTGTTGAAAATGACAGTGTTGGTAATCAAAGTGGTGGTTCAAATGTTGACGTCAACTTTGGCAACAACAATGTCAAGAAGGAAATAGAAGAAGGCTACAAttgtttttcaaatcaatttgttCCTGATTATATTAGCAACGGGGTtcatgttgatgaagatgatcggTTATTAAGAAAAAGTTTTAGTGTTGGGAAAAACACATTACTTTCTGATCAAGAATTTGATACCTCTAAAATGCAAAGTGTTGTTGATGAAGATTATAAACAAATCCTTAATTCTGGGAGGGTTGTTGGTGGTGATTTTGTGTATGGTTCTGTTATGAATGCCAATGACACATCCAATGTGAAAGATGAACGTAATTCCTCTGATTCAGATCTAATTGTTTTGGAATCTTGTCCATATTGTGAAAACACCCCTTCCGCATCTTCAAAAGCATATGATTCATCTGTAAGTGTCTTCAACTTACTTCACGCAATGAATACGTAATAGTCATATCTTGCAAATTGTCCATAAACATATATACATTATtcaaaaacttattttattttaagaaataattGCAAACAATTAATTTTTAACTCTTTTCATAACACATATTTATGATCTGTGTGTTTAGTGTTTTGGAGAAGAAATGCACCCCAAAAACAACATGCAAATGACTTGTATTTATCATTCTCAATTTCGGAAAAGACTTGTGGAATATCTTGATAGGCCTTATGACTATGAAGAGTATAAATCTCTTCTTGCTAAAGCAAATGAACGAAGGCAAAAGGAACGTCATTTAGAAACACGGCAGGGGGTGATTGAGTCATATCACTGTGGAGGTGTCACCAAATCGCATCTTGATTCACACCCTGGTAGGTCTATATTTTCTCTTGTATTCTCCATTTTGTGGTTTGTGCTAGTTTTCTTGGTAGCTTTTACTTTTGGATTTTCAACTTCTATTCTCGATATCGCTCAACTCTTTCTATGCTGAATCTGATTTCAGGCCTCTATCAAATATTTGTTTCTTAATTGTGCAGATGTAGCCAAAGCTATTGCCATGGAGTCCAAGGAAAATCGTATTTTGTTTCTCTTGCGTGGATTTTTTTTCTGGATACAAGTAAGTAAATAGATTCATGTTAACATAATATCTTGTATTATATATATTTGTGACAGTAGCATAAACTTGTCATGGAGTTCCCTAGATTATTTTTGTACATTTTGTTCGGTACATTGTTACATGATCCATCATTTAATGTTTTGTTTCTAATACCAGTGaatgtgagtttttttttttttgtatagatttttTCCAACTGTGTTTAATTGCTTGTGATGGAAGTTATATTgattttctttgtccatttttGCAGAACACAGAAGGAAATTTTCAGCCTTGGCTTGACAAATCATGTTTGGAGATGATGCGAAGATTGTAAAAATGAAATCTTATATTTCATCTGGAATGAAGCATAAGCAAAAATACGATATGAAAAGTTGATGTGTTTGGAAGCAGTGTATTTTGAATCTAAAGAGGCAACAATGTTTATATAGATTGTTTTAGGTAAAATCACTGATTGTTTTAGGTCTCTCCACTTTTTTCAGGCCTTTGATGGTGTGATCTCACTGTCTTCCCCAACTTCATTTGAAAATGTTTCTTCTAACTAGGAATCTAGCTCCAGTGCTACATCGTGCTCTTCGCCCATATCCCGTGAATTACAGGTGCTCGTTTTTATTTGCAAGCAGGGCTAAGAAACAAACTTAGGTTGATGGAAAATAGGACCATAGCACTATAATTTGGTCCTCCGTAGTGTGGAATTTGACTTTTAGGTGCACGGTAGAAGAAACCTCCCTTAAAGTTGCCAAAAGAGGTGGAGGCATAGTGTAAGATAAAAATTTATCTTGATTACCCTTATTCTGTTGCTGGTCCCAAATGCCATGGGAAGTTTCACGTATTTTAAGGGTTTCCTGATTGTCCACTCGAAGCTCTGCAGGTTTCCAC from Vicia villosa cultivar HV-30 ecotype Madison, WI linkage group LG4, Vvil1.0, whole genome shotgun sequence encodes the following:
- the LOC131600399 gene encoding uncharacterized protein LOC131600399 encodes the protein MKMKRALVKFNPIDSHMSGNLKSPDPDDKRMRSERRWRRREIMVDSLKHSLVASATKTGLKVCGSLASATKTDLKISGSTDVLIDKNDHMRDDEIDEDWKTFLATYTGDDDDEMDEDYISFLATYNSEIEMDCASNHSGGSNIGSDETDSDYRSFLATYDPDVENDSAGNQSGGSNIGNDETDAEYISFLATYDPDVENDSAGNQSGGLNIGNDETDAEYISFLADPAVENDSVGNQSGGSNVDVNFGNNNVKKEIEEGYNCFSNQFVPDYISNGVHVDEDDRLLRKSFSVGKNTLLSDQEFDTSKMQSVVDEDYKQILNSGRVVGGDFVYGSVMNANDTSNVKDERNSSDSDLIVLESCPYCENTPSASSKAYDSSCFGEEMHPKNNMQMTCIYHSQFRKRLVEYLDRPYDYEEYKSLLAKANERRQKERHLETRQGVIESYHCGGVTKSHLDSHPDVAKAIAMESKENRILFLLRGFFFWIQNTEGNFQPWLDKSCLEMMRRL